Proteins encoded within one genomic window of Catenulispora sp. EB89:
- a CDS encoding FAD-dependent monooxygenase, with protein MASELVGRVLIVGAGIAGMAAAISLRRVGAEVDLVDVDPEWKVSGAGLTITGPTLRAFRQLGVYDEVAAQGYVGEGIRVCGVDGEPLRDVPTAMPPGSGVCGSGGIARPVLHGILSARVLAAGVKPRLGVGVGRLDQDAEGVDVAFDDGSAGRYAMVVGADGIGSRTRAQILPDAPGPVYTGQSVFRIIVPRPSWVHQRHYFLGGVAKVGWTPISDTQMYLFAVERTPRRMREPSELRRGLVDLLTPYGGHVRRIRESIDEATAIVYRPLESFHLPSPWHVGRVIVIGDAAHPTTPQLASGAGMAVEDALVLGEEVGARGSVAEVFAAFTARRGERCRFVVESSIEIGRLEQEQAPPQEQTAVVERALAKLVEPI; from the coding sequence ATGGCGTCCGAGCTGGTGGGTCGGGTTTTGATCGTCGGGGCGGGGATCGCGGGGATGGCGGCGGCGATCTCGTTGCGGCGGGTGGGGGCCGAGGTCGACCTGGTCGATGTCGATCCGGAGTGGAAGGTCAGCGGGGCCGGGTTGACCATTACCGGGCCGACGTTGCGGGCGTTTCGGCAGCTCGGTGTTTACGACGAGGTCGCCGCGCAGGGCTATGTCGGGGAGGGCATCCGGGTCTGTGGCGTCGACGGGGAGCCGTTGCGCGACGTCCCCACGGCGATGCCGCCCGGCTCCGGGGTGTGCGGCTCCGGCGGGATTGCGCGGCCGGTGTTGCACGGCATCCTGTCCGCGCGCGTGCTCGCCGCCGGGGTCAAGCCGCGCCTCGGGGTCGGCGTCGGGCGTCTCGACCAGGACGCGGAGGGGGTCGACGTCGCCTTCGACGACGGCTCCGCCGGCCGCTACGCCATGGTCGTCGGGGCCGACGGCATTGGTTCGCGCACCCGCGCGCAGATCCTGCCCGACGCGCCCGGGCCCGTGTACACCGGGCAGAGCGTGTTCCGCATCATCGTGCCGCGGCCGTCGTGGGTGCATCAGCGCCACTACTTCCTCGGTGGGGTCGCGAAGGTCGGGTGGACTCCGATCTCGGACACGCAGATGTACCTGTTCGCGGTCGAGCGGACGCCGCGCCGGATGCGCGAGCCTTCTGAGCTGCGGCGCGGCCTGGTCGATCTGCTCACGCCCTACGGCGGCCACGTGCGGCGGATCCGGGAGTCGATCGACGAGGCCACCGCGATCGTCTACCGGCCGCTGGAGTCCTTCCATCTGCCCAGCCCCTGGCACGTCGGCCGGGTCATCGTCATCGGCGACGCCGCGCATCCCACCACGCCGCAGCTGGCCTCCGGGGCCGGGATGGCGGTGGAGGACGCGCTGGTGCTCGGCGAGGAGGTCGGCGCGCGCGGCAGTGTCGCCGAGGTCTTCGCGGCGTTCACCGCGCGGCGCGGCGAGCGGTGCCGGTTCGTCGTCGAGAGCTCGATCGAGATCGGGCGGCTGGAGCAGGAGCAGGCGCCGCCGCAGGAGCAGACGGCGGTCGTGGAGCGCGCGCTCGCCAAACTCGTCGAGCCCATCTGA